In Candidatus Chlorohelix allophototropha, one DNA window encodes the following:
- a CDS encoding phage portal protein, producing MIGQDAAMMYPLRLRGKELNEDDEGRRARYMRYLDFYKGNQWANTVPERAGQRRLTANYARAFIKKGASFLLGAGVRYECADPLAQAALERLSGENSFDLLDYEAAIDSAVLGDGAFKVTLQQDGTVRIRGADVLNLACEWAGDDTRRLLRVTERYMLSADEAFELAGMLPLQGEVEVEECWTEQEFRVRLANDPRLDKVQPNPYGFIPYVVFPNERRPRMFWGDSDLVDILELCSEFNVRMSVMSQLLQFSGNPVLVLEGVDGSDGRLRVGPGAVWELPPDSRAYLLELLGQGGLQAHMDYISALHRALFDLAEMPHSAFARDVPGGVSGVALEMLLYPLVQKVRRKRQIWTEALERRARMGLRLLGFSPDTAVRVIWADILPRDRATLVANEIALVGQGIHSRATANRLLGTENPEAEAEAALAEMQAGANMRKPLQVSGALVQGLAQAAG from the coding sequence ATGATTGGACAGGATGCGGCGATGATGTACCCGTTGCGGTTGCGGGGCAAGGAATTGAACGAGGATGACGAGGGGCGACGCGCCCGTTATATGCGTTATCTCGATTTTTACAAGGGCAATCAGTGGGCGAATACTGTTCCCGAACGGGCGGGGCAACGCCGCTTGACTGCCAATTATGCGCGAGCTTTTATCAAGAAGGGGGCGAGCTTTTTGTTAGGGGCGGGGGTGCGCTACGAGTGCGCCGACCCACTGGCGCAAGCGGCGTTAGAGCGTTTGAGCGGCGAAAACAGTTTTGATTTGCTGGATTACGAGGCGGCAATTGATAGCGCGGTGTTGGGCGATGGCGCGTTCAAGGTGACGCTGCAACAGGATGGGACGGTGCGAATACGTGGTGCGGATGTGCTGAACCTTGCTTGCGAATGGGCAGGGGATGATACGCGCCGCCTCTTGCGCGTGACCGAACGCTATATGCTCAGCGCGGACGAGGCGTTTGAGTTGGCGGGGATGTTGCCGCTGCAAGGCGAGGTGGAAGTGGAAGAATGCTGGACTGAGCAGGAGTTCCGGGTGCGCCTTGCGAACGACCCGCGCCTTGACAAGGTGCAGCCCAACCCCTACGGCTTTATCCCCTATGTGGTGTTTCCGAACGAGCGGCGACCGCGCATGTTTTGGGGCGATTCGGATTTGGTGGATATACTCGAACTATGCTCGGAGTTTAATGTGCGAATGAGCGTGATGTCGCAGCTTTTGCAGTTTTCGGGCAATCCGGTGCTGGTGCTGGAAGGGGTGGATGGCAGCGATGGACGTTTGCGGGTGGGACCCGGCGCGGTGTGGGAATTGCCGCCGGATAGTCGCGCCTACCTATTAGAATTGTTAGGACAGGGCGGTTTGCAGGCGCACATGGATTATATTTCGGCGTTGCATCGCGCCCTGTTCGATTTGGCAGAGATGCCGCACTCGGCGTTTGCGCGGGATGTGCCGGGAGGAGTGTCGGGCGTGGCGTTGGAAATGCTGCTGTATCCGTTGGTGCAGAAGGTACGGCGCAAGCGTCAAATCTGGACGGAGGCGTTAGAGCGACGCGCTCGCATGGGGTTGCGCTTGCTCGGCTTTTCGCCTGATACGGCGGTGCGGGTAATTTGGGCGGATATTCTGCCGCGAGATCGCGCCACGCTGGTGGCAAACGAAATTGCGCTGGTGGGGCAAGGGATTCACAGTCGCGCCACCGCGAACCGTCTGTTGGGAACGGAGAATCCAGAGGCAGAAGCGGAAGCAGCGTTGGCGGAGATGCAAGCCGGCGCAAACATGCGGAAGCCCTTGCAGGTGAGCGGGGCGTTGGTGCAGGGTTTGGCGCAAGCGGCGGGGTAG
- a CDS encoding sensor domain-containing protein, translating into MQTNNDLPGKPKLREKIKTTLRKPTAQNAIFIVQVVILILSLGYLVLVHLTSNTGDFSSLFQALVLVIIIVVLLPYVIQHGNPLSKEARRARKLKALLEARSKFMLEHAPVGLAISDQYGNLVQVNTYLCELMGYSQADVLKRNYKEFLCPGESALPNDLLQKLYSKEINHYQTERQVVTSDGKCIYILLEINAITSDKIENDCFFFAQVIDINERKLAEQLAVERNDVLEMVVRGEPISTVITKLVEMVEHRRSNVYCAIMLVREGRPYFTIAPSLFTYHPKVLENFLDEWSGSAKSNEIEVAGTQWSAPVLSSAGQLLGVLAVYFEGKDTLSVDDFELFEMITRITAIALEQRQLSDMLNYQAHHDALTGLPNRLLFNDRLEQSIYFARRNNTRVGLFYIDLDRFKVVNDTLGHHVGDQLLVEVAHRLHGCIRRSDSLARMGGDEFTVVLGDIKGPQEAAHIAERIIESLEQSVKVGAHDLHITASIGICLFPDDGNDEEEMMRKADTAMYRAKSTGMNNYVFYSDEMNTYSHERLDLENQMRGAMSRNEFLLHFQPMFALKDQHLQGFEALIRWQHPQLGMIPPSKFIPIAEESGIIMLLGKWVLEEAVRQCRRWLDTGLGELGVAVNVSALQFERFDFVSTVETTVERYQLPTHLLRLEITESLLTRQPLEANKKLAQLRELGVTVAIDDFGTGYSSLSYLQNLPVDILKIDSSFVTRLGADSGQHSQDALVKAVVSLAHSFGMEVAAEGVETIVQLHTLETMNCDIVQGYLFGKPMRAADISPFVLLHRAEYHIF; encoded by the coding sequence ATGCAAACTAATAATGACCTACCGGGGAAACCCAAACTCCGCGAGAAAATAAAAACCACTCTAAGAAAACCTACCGCTCAAAACGCCATTTTTATAGTACAGGTTGTAATTCTTATATTGTCCCTCGGCTATCTTGTTTTAGTCCATCTAACCTCAAATACCGGGGATTTCAGCTCATTATTTCAAGCGCTGGTGCTTGTTATCATTATTGTGGTGCTGTTGCCCTATGTGATACAACACGGCAACCCTTTGTCCAAAGAAGCGCGCCGTGCCAGAAAATTAAAAGCCTTACTGGAAGCACGTAGCAAATTTATGTTGGAACACGCGCCGGTTGGGTTGGCAATAAGCGATCAATACGGAAATTTGGTACAGGTTAATACCTACCTGTGCGAATTAATGGGCTACTCCCAAGCGGACGTACTTAAACGCAATTATAAAGAATTTCTTTGCCCCGGTGAATCTGCTCTCCCGAATGACCTGTTGCAAAAGCTCTATTCCAAAGAAATCAATCATTACCAGACCGAACGCCAAGTGGTTACCAGCGACGGTAAATGTATTTATATCCTGCTTGAAATAAATGCTATAACAAGCGACAAGATAGAAAATGACTGCTTCTTCTTTGCCCAAGTAATTGACATAAATGAAAGAAAGCTGGCAGAACAACTGGCAGTTGAGCGCAATGATGTGCTGGAAATGGTAGTGCGGGGTGAGCCGATATCAACCGTCATTACCAAATTGGTAGAGATGGTGGAACATCGCCGTTCGAACGTGTATTGCGCCATTATGCTGGTGCGAGAGGGGCGACCCTATTTTACAATTGCGCCTAGCCTTTTTACCTACCACCCGAAAGTGTTGGAAAATTTTCTCGATGAGTGGTCGGGTAGCGCTAAGTCTAATGAAATAGAAGTGGCAGGTACGCAGTGGAGCGCGCCCGTTTTATCCAGCGCGGGTCAATTGTTGGGCGTACTGGCAGTTTATTTTGAGGGTAAGGATACCCTATCTGTTGATGATTTTGAACTGTTCGAGATGATTACCCGCATTACCGCCATTGCGCTAGAACAACGCCAGTTGAGCGATATGTTAAACTATCAGGCACACCACGATGCTTTGACCGGGTTGCCCAACCGTCTTTTGTTCAACGATCGCCTTGAGCAAAGTATTTACTTTGCACGGCGCAATAATACCAGAGTAGGTCTTTTTTACATTGATCTTGACCGCTTTAAGGTGGTTAACGATACATTGGGGCATCATGTCGGCGACCAATTGCTGGTTGAGGTGGCGCATCGCTTGCACGGCTGTATCCGCCGCAGTGATTCGCTTGCTCGGATGGGGGGCGATGAGTTTACGGTGGTGCTAGGCGACATAAAAGGCCCGCAGGAAGCCGCTCATATTGCCGAACGCATTATAGAATCGCTAGAGCAATCGGTGAAAGTGGGGGCGCATGATTTGCATATCACCGCCAGTATTGGCATTTGTCTGTTCCCGGATGATGGCAATGACGAGGAAGAGATGATGCGCAAAGCTGATACGGCGATGTATCGCGCCAAATCCACCGGCATGAATAATTATGTGTTTTACTCCGATGAGATGAATACCTATTCTCACGAACGGCTCGATTTGGAAAACCAGATGCGCGGGGCGATGAGCAGAAACGAGTTTCTGTTGCATTTCCAACCTATGTTCGCGCTGAAAGACCAGCATTTGCAAGGATTTGAGGCATTGATACGCTGGCAACATCCTCAATTGGGAATGATTCCGCCTAGCAAATTTATACCGATTGCCGAGGAAAGCGGCATAATCATGTTGCTTGGTAAATGGGTGCTGGAAGAAGCAGTGCGCCAATGTCGCAGGTGGTTGGATACGGGCTTGGGCGAATTGGGGGTAGCAGTCAATGTTTCGGCGCTTCAGTTTGAACGCTTCGATTTTGTTAGTACGGTGGAAACTACGGTGGAACGCTACCAGTTGCCCACACACCTGCTGAGGCTAGAAATTACCGAGAGTTTGCTGACGCGACAACCACTTGAGGCAAATAAAAAGCTGGCACAACTGCGCGAACTGGGCGTAACGGTGGCGATTGATGATTTCGGCACAGGCTATTCCTCGCTGAGTTATTTGCAAAATCTGCCGGTGGATATTCTCAAGATTGACAGTTCTTTCGTAACGCGGCTCGGCGCAGATAGTGGGCAGCACTCGCAGGATGCTTTGGTGAAGGCGGTGGTTTCTCTGGCGCACAGTTTCGGCATGGAAGTAGCAGCAGAGGGAGTCGAGACAATCGTACAGTTACATACGCTGGAGACTATGAATTGCGATATAGTGCAAGGCTATTTGTTCGGGAAGCCCATGCGCGCCGCTGATATTTCCCCATTTGTTTTGCTGCATAGAGCCGAATACCATATTTTTTAA
- the rpoC gene encoding DNA-directed RNA polymerase subunit beta' translates to MLEVNNFNAIRISLASPEQIRAWSHGEVTKPETINYRTLKPERDGLFCERIFGPTKDWECYCGKYKRVRYKGVICDKCGVEVARSKVRRERMGHIQLAAPVSHIWFVKGTPSRLGLLLDISPRNLERVLYFATYVVTEVDQEEINKLIERAKQEGDERVKQLEAESQAKISEKRKGLEGDVSNLNTSAATRKTQLEEELQLAVSGFEAEVEEVREKVKGLRNKAAPTEIAFRTSIIARKDQMLNDDRLAEMDEIIGREREKIEHDIRIQQSNTQTLAEGERDQIQYVKQQEIEQVLGKLNSDIAAVRAEVENTIDELESIHRLQLLSENKYRDLRSIFFDKLNVPAPFKAGMGAEAVYQVVKEMDMDKMASELRQEIQILNGQRKKKATKRLRVVEAFRKSGNRPEWMIFTILPVIPPDLRPMVQLDGGRFATSDLNDLYRRVINRNNRLQRLKELGAPEIIIRNEKRMLQEAVDALIDNGRRGRVVSGSGKHKLKSLSDMLKGKQGRFRQNLLGKRVDYSGRSVIVVGPDLKLHQCGLPKKMALELFKPFVMRRLVERGYAHNIKSAKRIVERVKPEVWDVLEEVIKDYLVLLNRAPTLHRLGIQAFEAVLIEGSAIQLHPLVCKAYNADFDGDQMAVHVPLSRKAQEEARERLLSVYNVLRPSNGQPVITPHQDIILGCYYLTIARPGTSGEGKVFSTFEEALLAYETGIIHSPTSEERPLYIEAPIRVGTPEHLVESVAERQRRDNEVAIKKGEPVPYPVLNGKLYDTTIGRILFIENLPRKLQTFFVREINDWVGAARLDEIMAECYRVYGPVPTAVVADRLKKLGFKYSTKGGISIGVEDVEIPPIKDELLREADKKVDAIERQFKRGLLTETERYKQVIRVWDDTKDKVTEAVRKHLNPFGSLYMMTTSGAKGNIRQISQMSGMRGLMADPTGKTIEIPVRSNFREGLSVMEYFITTHGARKGLADTALRTADSGYLTRRLVDVAQDVIIGIYDCGTEQGIVLSEADAIESGRITEKFDKRIIGRMAAIAVTHPETGEVLVERNGEIDEVVARKVGAAGIKQIYVRSPLACMVQFGVCQLCYGRNLANGKLVDIGEAVGIIAAQSIGEPGTQLTMRTFHTGGVAGSDITSGLPRVEELFEARVPKSQAILSEIDGAVEIFNEGEMRKIKVVSVEVYPDPHDIPLNYELVVREGDEVQEGAVLARSNLVEDEGVITSRLAGRVSVPAVNKVVIRHEEREERDYDVPAASEMRVQPGERVKAGDPLTSGSSNPQEILHILGTEAVQRYLIDEVQRVYRSQGVNTNEKHMEIMVRQMLRKVQVETPGDTDMLPGELFDRFAYEEFNSRVLAEGGEPATAQTVLLGVTKSALKTDSFLSAASFQETTRVLTEAAIQGSIDRLRGLKENVIIGKLIPAGSGIRHKPKKKTKVSLSELLDIDPDNEEHLRRLEELEEEIEEMPEHKPEILMQLPSVAVVVNGERSAEQEIELEALMSRVAERLTLPDDDDLDEEVDLDVEPDEEDEE, encoded by the coding sequence ATGCTCGAAGTAAACAATTTTAACGCAATTCGCATCAGCCTAGCTTCGCCGGAGCAAATCCGCGCTTGGTCGCATGGAGAAGTAACCAAGCCTGAAACCATCAACTACCGCACCCTTAAACCGGAGCGCGATGGTTTGTTTTGCGAACGCATCTTTGGTCCTACCAAAGACTGGGAATGCTATTGCGGAAAATACAAACGGGTACGGTATAAAGGGGTTATCTGCGACAAGTGCGGCGTGGAAGTTGCCCGCAGCAAAGTGCGCCGCGAGCGTATGGGTCATATCCAGCTTGCTGCCCCGGTTAGCCATATCTGGTTTGTAAAAGGTACGCCTAGCCGTTTGGGTTTGTTGCTGGATATATCACCCCGCAACCTAGAGCGCGTGCTGTATTTCGCCACCTATGTGGTAACTGAGGTAGATCAGGAAGAGATTAACAAGCTGATTGAACGCGCCAAGCAAGAAGGCGATGAGCGGGTCAAGCAACTTGAGGCAGAATCACAGGCTAAGATTAGCGAAAAGCGCAAAGGTCTGGAAGGGGATGTCAGCAATCTCAATACCAGCGCGGCTACTCGCAAAACTCAGCTTGAAGAAGAATTGCAACTGGCAGTCAGCGGGTTTGAAGCCGAAGTGGAAGAAGTACGGGAAAAAGTTAAGGGGCTGCGCAACAAGGCTGCGCCGACTGAAATTGCTTTCCGCACCAGTATCATTGCACGCAAGGATCAGATGCTGAATGATGATCGCCTTGCCGAGATGGATGAGATTATCGGTAGAGAGCGCGAGAAAATCGAACACGATATTCGCATCCAGCAATCCAATACCCAAACTTTGGCAGAAGGTGAGCGCGACCAGATTCAGTATGTGAAGCAGCAGGAGATCGAACAGGTTCTCGGCAAGCTAAACTCTGACATCGCGGCGGTTCGCGCTGAAGTTGAGAATACTATTGATGAGCTTGAAAGTATTCATCGCCTTCAGTTGCTCAGCGAGAACAAATACCGCGATTTGCGCTCAATCTTCTTCGATAAGCTGAATGTGCCTGCGCCTTTCAAGGCGGGTATGGGCGCGGAAGCGGTCTATCAAGTCGTCAAAGAAATGGACATGGATAAAATGGCGAGTGAACTTCGCCAAGAAATCCAAATCCTGAACGGACAGCGCAAGAAAAAAGCTACCAAACGGTTGCGGGTGGTGGAAGCCTTCCGCAAGAGCGGCAACCGCCCTGAATGGATGATTTTCACCATTCTTCCGGTTATCCCCCCAGACTTGCGCCCGATGGTACAACTTGACGGTGGTCGTTTCGCCACCAGCGATTTGAATGACCTGTATCGCCGGGTTATCAACCGCAACAATCGTTTGCAACGCCTTAAAGAATTGGGCGCACCTGAAATCATCATTCGCAACGAAAAGCGCATGTTGCAAGAAGCGGTGGACGCGCTGATTGATAACGGGCGGCGCGGACGAGTGGTAAGCGGTAGCGGTAAGCACAAGCTAAAGAGCCTCAGCGATATGCTGAAAGGCAAGCAAGGTCGTTTCCGCCAAAACTTGCTCGGTAAACGTGTGGACTACTCTGGACGTTCCGTAATTGTGGTAGGGCCTGACCTCAAGTTGCATCAGTGCGGTTTGCCCAAGAAAATGGCTTTGGAACTTTTCAAGCCTTTCGTAATGCGCCGTCTGGTAGAACGCGGTTACGCCCACAACATCAAGAGTGCGAAGCGCATTGTTGAGCGCGTCAAGCCGGAAGTTTGGGACGTGTTGGAAGAGGTAATCAAGGATTACTTGGTACTGTTGAACCGCGCTCCTACGCTGCACCGTTTGGGTATCCAAGCGTTTGAGGCAGTGCTGATTGAGGGTAGCGCAATCCAATTGCACCCGCTCGTTTGTAAGGCATATAACGCCGACTTCGACGGTGACCAAATGGCAGTTCACGTGCCGCTTTCGCGAAAAGCGCAGGAAGAAGCCCGCGAACGCCTGCTATCGGTATATAACGTGCTGCGCCCTTCCAACGGTCAGCCGGTTATTACCCCGCATCAGGATATTATTCTAGGGTGCTACTACCTGACGATTGCGCGACCGGGTACTTCCGGTGAAGGCAAAGTATTTTCAACTTTTGAAGAGGCTTTGCTGGCATACGAAACGGGTATTATCCATTCGCCTACCAGCGAAGAACGTCCTTTATATATAGAAGCGCCGATTCGGGTAGGTACTCCCGAACATTTGGTGGAGTCGGTTGCAGAACGACAACGCCGTGACAATGAAGTTGCCATTAAAAAAGGCGAGCCTGTGCCGTATCCGGTTTTAAACGGTAAGCTTTATGATACTACCATCGGGCGTATTCTGTTCATTGAAAATCTACCGCGCAAATTACAAACCTTCTTTGTGCGTGAGATTAACGACTGGGTAGGGGCGGCTCGGCTCGATGAGATTATGGCAGAGTGTTACCGGGTGTATGGGCCAGTTCCAACCGCAGTGGTGGCAGACCGTCTCAAGAAATTGGGCTTCAAGTATTCTACTAAGGGTGGTATCAGCATCGGGGTGGAAGACGTAGAAATTCCGCCGATTAAGGATGAGTTGCTGAGAGAAGCCGATAAAAAGGTAGATGCGATTGAGCGTCAGTTCAAACGCGGTCTTTTGACTGAAACCGAGCGTTACAAGCAGGTCATCAGAGTGTGGGATGATACCAAAGATAAGGTTACCGAAGCGGTGCGCAAACACCTTAACCCCTTTGGTTCGCTCTATATGATGACTACTTCCGGCGCGAAAGGTAACATTCGCCAGATCAGCCAGATGAGCGGTATGCGCGGTTTGATGGCTGACCCGACTGGTAAGACCATCGAAATTCCGGTGCGCTCAAACTTCCGCGAAGGTCTTTCCGTGATGGAATACTTCATCACTACGCACGGCGCGCGCAAAGGTCTTGCCGATACCGCGCTACGTACCGCCGACTCCGGTTATCTAACCCGCCGTTTGGTGGACGTGGCTCAGGATGTAATTATCGGTATTTACGACTGTGGCACAGAGCAAGGCATTGTTTTGAGCGAGGCGGATGCTATCGAGAGCGGGCGCATCACCGAGAAATTCGACAAGCGTATCATCGGGCGTATGGCGGCAATTGCTGTCACCCATCCTGAAACCGGCGAAGTGCTGGTGGAACGCAACGGTGAGATTGACGAAGTTGTAGCGCGTAAGGTCGGCGCAGCCGGTATCAAACAGATTTATGTCCGTTCACCTTTGGCTTGTATGGTTCAGTTTGGCGTTTGCCAATTGTGCTACGGGCGCAACCTTGCGAACGGCAAGTTGGTAGATATCGGCGAGGCAGTGGGTATCATTGCCGCCCAAAGTATCGGTGAACCCGGTACCCAATTGACCATGCGTACCTTCCATACCGGCGGTGTCGCAGGTAGTGATATTACCAGCGGTTTGCCTCGCGTGGAAGAATTGTTCGAAGCGCGTGTTCCCAAGAGCCAAGCAATTCTCAGCGAAATTGATGGCGCAGTTGAGATATTCAACGAAGGGGAAATGCGTAAAATCAAAGTAGTTTCGGTTGAAGTTTATCCCGACCCGCACGATATACCGCTCAATTATGAGTTGGTAGTGCGCGAGGGTGACGAAGTGCAAGAAGGTGCGGTACTTGCGCGCAGCAATCTGGTTGAGGATGAGGGCGTAATTACCTCGCGCCTCGCTGGTAGGGTATCCGTTCCTGCCGTCAATAAGGTGGTCATACGCCATGAGGAGCGTGAAGAACGCGATTATGACGTACCGGCAGCTTCCGAAATGCGGGTGCAACCGGGCGAACGGGTGAAAGCCGGTGACCCTTTGACCAGCGGTAGCAGCAATCCGCAAGAAATTTTGCATATTCTTGGAACCGAAGCGGTGCAGCGTTACCTCATTGATGAAGTACAGCGCGTTTATCGCTCACAAGGTGTTAATACCAACGAAAAGCACATGGAGATTATGGTTCGCCAGATGCTCCGCAAGGTGCAGGTTGAAACACCCGGCGATACCGATATGCTTCCCGGTGAGTTGTTCGATCGCTTTGCCTACGAGGAGTTTAACAGTCGGGTTTTGGCAGAAGGCGGCGAACCGGCAACCGCGCAAACGGTGTTGCTGGGCGTTACCAAATCTGCTCTAAAAACCGATAGCTTCCTCTCAGCCGCCAGCTTCCAAGAAACTACCCGTGTTCTGACCGAAGCGGCTATTCAGGGTAGTATCGACCGCTTGCGTGGTTTGAAGGAAAACGTCATTATCGGTAAGCTCATTCCGGCTGGTTCGGGTATCCGACACAAGCCCAAGAAGAAGACGAAAGTCTCTCTTTCTGAGTTGCTGGATATTGACCCGGATAACGAAGAGCATTTGCGAAGGCTGGAAGAACTCGAGGAAGAAATCGAGGAGATGCCGGAGCATAAGCCCGAAATCCTGATGCAATTGCCGTCTGTAGCGGTAGTTGTTAACGGTGAGCGCAGCGCCGAGCAAGAGATCGAACTTGAGGCATTGATGAGCCGCGTAGCGGAACGTCTAACCTTACCGGATGATGACGATCTCGATGAAGAAGTTGACCTCGATGTAGAACCGGATGAAGAAGACGAGGAGTAG